A genomic segment from Aegilops tauschii subsp. strangulata cultivar AL8/78 chromosome 1, Aet v6.0, whole genome shotgun sequence encodes:
- the LOC109758800 gene encoding uncharacterized protein yields the protein MTAIELEARDEPMEQQDGLSSSSSYASSFYAMRQCRICHEEEDESCAAMESPCACSGSLKYAHRGCVQRWCDEKGSTLCEICLQGFEPGYTVPPKKAPAVEVLVTVSEDEDEEEELDGHQGMQYAPSDGPMDGPDAVGCSWCRPLAITFTIILLVWHLIAVVTIEAAEHCAFSLLTMYILRAAGILLPLYAVMRVICMIQHGRRQYRLHQLLEEQRRRNASRRSQEQQQLVISIQ from the exons ATGACCGCCATTGAATTGGAAGCAAGAGACGAACCGATGGAGCAGCAGGAcggcctctcttcttcttcctcctacGCCTCCTCTTTCTACGCCATGAGGCAGTGCAGGATTTGccacgaggaggaggacgagagCTGCGCGGCAATGGAGTCTCCCTGCGCATGCTCCGGCTCTCTCAAG TATGCGCACAGGGGGTGTGTGCAGAGGTGGTGCGACGAGAAGGGGAGCACCCTCTGCGAGATTTGCCTTCAG GGTTTCGAGCCAGGCTACACAGTCCCTCCCAAGAAAGCTCCGGCCGTTGAGGTGCTGGTTACTGTCAG CGAggatgaggatgaggaggaggagctgGACGGGCACCAGGGCATGCAGTATGCGCCGTCAGACGGGCCGATGGACGGCCCGGACGCCGTCGGCTGCTCGTGGTGCCGGCCGTTGGCGATAACG TTCACCATCATACTGCTGGTGTGGCATCTCATCGCCGTGGTGACCATCGAGGCCGCGGAGCACTGTGCGTTCAGCCTCCTCACG ATGTACATTCTTCGGGCCGCGGGGATCTTGCTGCCGCTCTACGCCGTCATGAGGGTGATCTGCATGATTCAGCACGGGCGGCGCCAGTACCGGTTGCATCAGCTGCTTGAG GAGCAAAGAAGAAGGAATGCATCCAGGCGTAGCCAGGAGCAGCAGCAGCTTGTAATTAGCATTCAATGA
- the LOC109758785 gene encoding pentatricopeptide repeat-containing protein At3g62470, mitochondrial, with translation MATKPYYAVPLTQHYSMAVKPKPATSACLAAAVHGDLKIAGAALLAAAGALRGDGAAVPLPGAPYPRPHRHIYRPHGPLPPLLPLPCRPPHLAPPLPAPHLTSTAINLRGEGAGAGLLPSLALPLLSARSRSLHAASLAWGADAPFRLAGSRCLSTSTSSASEDDDEGGSPPQVPSSHPEHVGRLCAAIADVITAGADANLEAALSALSLPLSEALVIAVLDRFNHAHKPSRRFFQWAAASGGFAHTPVTYCKMLHILGKARQFETMVALVHEMGKAGALCMDAFKISIKSFAAAGEIKNAVGVFEMMRVNGFDDGVESFNCLLFALAHEGLGKEAAQVFSRMHERYTPDLRSYTAMLMAWCNGKNLVEAGRVWNEMLEKGMKPDVVVHNTMIEGLLRGQRRPEAVKMFELMKAKGPPPNVWTYTMLIRDHCKRGKMDMAKRWFEEMQEDGCQPDVATYTCLLVGYGNAKRMDRVTAMLEEMAQKGCPPDGRTYNALIKLLKNRNMPDDAVRIYKKMINKGLEPTIHTYNMMMKLYFLRGTNYAMGCAVWDEMHRKGICPDVNAYTVFINGHIRHGRPEEACKFIEEMIQKGMKAPQIDYNKFAADFSKAGKPDILFELAQKVKFTGKFDESNVFHQWGERMRSRVKQAVPNQTRSRTL, from the coding sequence ATGGCAACAAAACCATACTACGCGGTGCCGCTAACCCAACATTATTCCATGGCCGTCAAGCCCAAACCCGCAACCTCCgcttgcctcgccgccgccgtccatgGAGACCTCAAAATCGCCGGCGCGGCCCTTCTCGCCGCCGCGGGAGCCCTCCGCGGCGACGGTGCTGCTGTGCCCTTGCCTGGTGCTCCTTATCCTCGCCCTCATCGCCACATCTATCGCCCTCACGGTCCACTTCCGCCTCTATTGCCACTCCCCTGTCGGCCACCTCATCTCGCCCCACCGCTGCCCGCGCCACATCTGACCTCCACCGCAATCAACCTCCGGGGTGAGGGTGCGGGCGCGGGCCTGCTTCCCAGCCTCGCGCTACCTCTACTTTCAGCGAGATCCCGTTCCCTCCACGCTGCGTCGCTGGCGTGGGGGGCCGACGCTCCGTTCCGACTCGCTGGGTCAAGATGCCTCTCGACCTCCACGTCCTCCGCCTCTGAAGACGACGACGAGGGGGGCTCGCCGCCGCAGGTGCCGTCGAGCCACCCGGAGCACGTGGGCCGCTTGTGCGCCGCCATCGCGGACGTCATCACCGCTGGCGCCGACGCGAACCTGGAGGCAGCGCTCTCCGCGCTGTCGCTGCCGCTCTCCGAGGCGCTCGTGATTGCTGTCCTCGACCGATTCAATCACGCACACAAGCCATCACGCCGCTTCTTCCAGTGGGCCGCCGCATCTGGGGGGTTCGCACACACACCCGTCACCTACTGCAAGATGCTGCACATCCTTGGCAAGGCGAGGCAGTTCGAGACGATGGTTGCCCTAGTCCATGAAATGGGGAAGGCAGGCGCCCTTTGCATGGACGCCTTCAAGATTTCCATCAAGtcgttcgccgccgccggcgagatcAAGAATGCAGTTGGTGTGTTCGAGATGATGAGGGTGAACGGCTTTGATGATGGGGTGGAGTCGTTCAATTGCTTGCTATTCGCTTTGGCCCATGAGGGGCTGGGGAAGGAGGCAGCTCAGGTGTTCAGCAGAATGCATGAACGGTACACTCCGGACTTGCGCTCATACACAGCCATGTTGATGGCATGGTGCAATGGAAAGAACCTGGTGGAGGCTGGGCGGGTTTGGAATGAGATGCTGGAGAAGGGGATGAAGCCAGACGTTGTCGTGCACAACACAATGATTGAGGGGTTGCTTCGTGGGCAGAGGCGGCCTGAGGCTGTGAAGATGTTTGAGCTGATGAAGGCAAAGGGGCCTCCCCCAAATGTGTGGACTTACACAATGTTGATTCGAGACCATTGTAAGCGGGGAAAGATGGACATGGCAAAGCGGTGGTTTGAGGAGATGCAAGAGGATGGGTGCCAGCCGGATGTTGCTACCTATACGTGCTTGCTTGTGGGATATGGCAATGCAAAGCGAATGGATAGAGTGACTGCAATGTTGGAGGAAATGGCACAGAAGGGATGCCCCCCTGATGGCCGAACGTACAATGCGCTGATTAAGCTGCTCAAGAATAGGAATATGCCAGATGATGCAGTCAGGATATACAAAAAAATGATAAATAAGGGGCTTGAACCCACGATCCATACATACAACATGATGATGAAGTTGTATTTCCTTCGTGGGACGAACTATGCAATGGGTTGCGCAGTGTGGGACGAGATGCATCGGAAGGGGATTTGTCCTGATGTGAACGCATACACTGTGTTTATTAATGGTCACATACGACACGGCAGACCTGAGGAAGCATGTAAATTTATCGAAGAGATGATCCAGAAAGGGATGAAGGCTCCACAAATAGACTACAACAAGTTTGCTGCAGACTTCTCCAAGGCTGGGAAGCCGGACATATTGTTTGAATTAGCTCAGAAGGTGAAGTTTACAGGGAAATTTGATGAATCTAATGTGTTCCATCAGTGGGGAGAGAGAATGAGAAGTCGGGTCAAGCAGGCTGTCCCTAATCAGACTAGGAGCAGGACGTTGTAA